Proteins found in one Drosophila innubila isolate TH190305 chromosome X, UK_Dinn_1.0, whole genome shotgun sequence genomic segment:
- the LOC117784688 gene encoding inner centromere protein, producing the protein MLETKSIAALAFNETPRKRKRETGFVPPLKKDDAAAAAAVAVTASCFTNAAFSSTPKKLIGRRRLAKETENINPFGNHPGLEIKSIADLATSQKQQQQQQEKQLTLNPFEVVRHPSKKKKRSEHACFENPGLNLELPERQFNPYEVVRCVATPTKCFVNEALNLRGSDAPASLNPFEIHRRSEISAAASNPAGVTNPALTEEPLPTSLKIGLPFAPTLGCRIDFNGMELANLTPSKLFAEKLVFSPVTPLSPLKTGVGKRSLDDISEESTMDIGKELDRYQLELENSINEAKLRKNGIVEEVKQVEEMKLVEQLDRRIICTTRRRTLTEIIEEVTEETAEVETGEEKETKETVEEIVKSGDVAYASESETEELEDELDFKAPARFVRAYRPAATVAPIKASSIAGSKESLQSIASSKSAKSVESVKGHSVRNMLRKSIRKLMHPMQQEEKEREKEKEQEKQPEQEKHHGNIISSIRHSLRRRPKKEEQEPEQETAPRPADISIIDSSERTMKLRSNVIQTEYMRIEQLTNEKKHTLRNSIRRSTRDVLRHVFHKSQDAYATAK; encoded by the exons ATGCTAGAAACAAAGAGCATCGCTGCATTGGCATTCAATGAGACGCCGCGCAAACGCAAAAGGGAAACTGGATTTGTGCCACCCTTAAAAAAAGATGAtgcagctgccgctgccgctgttgccgtAACTGCGTCATGCTTCACCAACGCTGCCTTCAGTTCGACGCCAAAGAAACTTATCGGGCGTCGTCGCCTGGCCAAAGAAACCGAGAACATAAATCCATTTGGCAATCATCCTGGCCTGGAAATCAAATCCATTGCGGATTTGGCAACATcacagaagcaacagcaacagcagcaggaaaaGCAGTTGACACTGAATCCCTTTGAAGTTGTGCGTCATCCgtcaaagaaaaagaaaagaagcgAGCACGCTTGCTTTGAGAATCCTGGACTTAATCTCGAGCTGCCCGAGCGTCAATTTAATCCATATGAG gtGGTTCGCTgcgttgccacgcccaccaagTGCTTTGTGAACGAGGCTCTCAATTTGCGTGGCAGCGATGCTCCCGCTTCCCTGAATCCCTTCGAGATTCATCGTCGCAGCGAGATCTCTGCCGCTGCCAGCAATCCAGCGGGCGTGACGAATCCGGCACTCACCGAGGAACCGCTGCCGACAAGTCTGAAAATTGGTTTACCATTTGCTCCGACTCTGGGCTGTCGCATTGATTTCAATGGCATGGAGTTGGCCAATTTGACGCCCAGCAAACTGTTTGCCGAGAAGCTTGTCTTCTCGCCGGTGACACCGCTGTCGCCGCTGAAGACGGGGGTGGGGAAACGCTCACTGGACGATATCAGTGAGGAGAGTACCATGGATATTGGCAAGGAGCTGGATCGTTAtcagctggagctggagaaCAGCATAAATGAGGCGAAGCTGCGCAAGAATGGCATTGTGGAGGAGGTGAAGCAGGTGGAGGAGATGAAACTGGTAGAACAGCTGGACAGACGCATCATTTGCACAACGCGCAGGCGCACATTAACAGAGATTATAGAGGAGGTCACAGAGGAGACAGCTGAAGTGGAAACGGGAGAGGAGAAAGAGACGAAAGAGACTGTAGAAGAGATTGTGAAAAGCGGCGATGTGGCCTATGCCTCCGAATCGGAAACGGAGGAGCTAGAGGATGAGTTGGACTTTAAGGCGCCGGCACGCTTTGTCCGTGCCTATCGCCCAGCGGCCACCGTTGCTCCAATTAAAGCCAGCTCCATAGCTGGCAGCAAGGAATCGCTGCAATCGATTGCTTCCAGCAAATCTGCCAAGTCTGTAGAGTCTGTGAAAGGCCACAGTGTGCGTAATATGTTACGGAAATCCATACGCAAGCTAATGCATCCCATGCAGCAGGAGGAGAAGGAAAGGGAGAAGGAAAAAGAGCAGGAAAAGCAGCCGGAGCAGGAGAAACATCATGGCAACATAATAAGCAGCATACGTCATAGTTTACGACGTCGACCAAAGAAGGAGGAACAGGAGCCGGAACAGGAGACAGCGCCGCGTCCAGCGGATATATCCATTATAGACAGCAGCGAGAGAACCATGAAATTGCGCTCCAATGTTATACAAACGGAATACATGCGCATCGAGCAGTTGACCAATGAGAAGAAACACACGCTGAGGAACAGCATTCGTCGCTCCACACGCGATGTGCTGCGTCATGTGTTCCACAAGAGTCAGGATGCCTATGCGACAGCCAAGTGA
- the LOC117790321 gene encoding centromere/kinetochore protein zw10 produces MVESKLLLETFQEQGGNNNAAVTIESVKSSIAKMVVRTERFQGRVRKHIDDNYTEFMPNHTTPDMFLDKASLLCDEISDLLSSVGNEGLGALNDASGELAKSSRDLRELLIGLRVSEHILKLDDLFQCVEEARGNKDCLGVLDLLARLRCLIYSDNTSDTSDGIPQDVERIFQSLECYESIKVKYHVQSHLLQQNLQERFESLMQLGCKSFQTSKCVTLLVSKDEAQLQDIVMALFQERYNPSKLCAFLLEQCIEPLIQKPVSVAYNENAKDGTHMELTLSYAIKDQETTSQLLRPNYAEVFDNFRLLLQTLNSINCSVNATQHVFSIIGDHIKDRMLDLLVEECLIPAVPETMEEYQRSTLCEDVAQFEHYLADTFLINPDQDLALSKFIKLFDTYYRNRLSARVLATAREIIQRDLQDMTLVAASNLPANVANDPFLFPRCMISKSTLDFGKLMDRILRQPTDNVDNDAPDPLNGVIGLLLETYIDEVPKVHKKLLQSIPQQSALFHNNCMYLTHWVAQHANKGIDSFPSLFKMLQTTGTKYLRVQLNYQESILMEIMSGFEFDSPHTLGTAPLKLVRQCLRQLELLKNVWQQVLPENVYNSSFCELLHPFINELVTRVFKLRDISATMASELSDLIDVVLEKAPLLFHDPNEVVQVRSWQKLQQLKMMMNASLKEITELWCDGAGPLTANYQSSEIKHLIRALFQDTDRRAKAITQIV; encoded by the exons ATGGTGGAGAGCAAGCTGCTGCTGGAGACATTCCAAGAACAgggaggcaacaacaatgcggcGGTGACTATTGAATCCGTGAAATCATCAATTGCCAAAATGGTTGTGAGAACCGAACGCTTTCAAGGACGCGTTCGCAAGCATATTGATGATAATTATACCGAATTTATGCCAAATCATACAACACCCGACATGTTCCTGGACAAGGCGAGTTTGCTGTGCGACGAGATCAGTGATCTGTTGTCGTCCGTGGGCAACGAAGGATTGGGAGCATTAAATGATGCTAGTGGTGAGCTGGCCAAGAGCAGTCGTGATCTGCGTGAACTGCTGATTGGATTGCGGGTCAGTGAGCATATACTGAAACTGGACGATCTGTTTCAGTGCGTAGAGGAGGCTAGGGGCAATAAGGATTGCCTTGGTGTACTCGATTTGTTGGCCAGATTGCGTTGCCTTATCTATAGCGATAATACGAGCGATACAAGCGATGGCATTCCCCAGGATGTGGAGCGCATTTTTCAATCCCTGGAATGCTACGAGTCCATCAAGGTCAAGTATCATGTCCAATCGCATCTCTTGCAACAGAATCTTCAAGAGCGGTTTGAAAGTTTGATGCAATTGGGCTGCAAATCATTTCAAACATCCAAGTGTGTAACGCTGCTGGTCAGCAAGGATGAAGCCCAGCTGCAGGACATTGTCATGGCTCTCTTTCAGGAACGCTATAATCCTTCCAAGCTATGCGCCTTTCTGCTGGAACAATGCATTGAGCCATTGATACAGAAACCCGTCTCTGTGGCTTATAATGAGAATGCCAAGGATGGCACACACATGGAGCTAACGCTATCGTATGCCATCAAGGATCAGGAGACAACATCTCAATTGTTGCGTCCCAATTATGCGGAAGTCTTTGACAACTTTCGATTGTTGCTGCAAACACTGAACAGCATCAATTGCAGTGTGAATGCCACACAACATGTATTCAGCATCATTGGGGATCACATCAAGGATCGCATGTTGGATCTGCTTGTGGAGGAGTGCCTTATTCCCGCTGTGCCCGAGACCATGGAGGAATATCAAAGATCAACGCTATGCGAAGATGTGGCACAATTTGAACATTATCTGGCCGATACATTTCTCATCAATCCAGATCAGGATTTGGCACtcagtaaatttattaaactctTTGATACCTATTATCGCAATCGTCTCTCGGCTCGGGTTCTGGCCACAGCACGTGAGATTATACAGCGTGATCTGCAGGACATGACACTGGTGGCTGCCAGTAATCTGCCCGCCAATGTGGCCAATGATCCCTTCCTCTTTCCACGCTGCATGATCTCCAAGAGCACACTG gacTTTGGCAAGCTGATGGATCGCATACTGCGACAGCCCACAGATAATGTCGATAATGATGCGCCAGATCCGTTGAATGGTGTTATAGGTCTGCTGCTCGAGACGTACATCGATGAGGTGCCCAAGGTGCACAAGAAGCTGCTGCAAAGCATTCCACAGCAGTCGGCGCTATTTCACAACAATTGCATGTACTTGACCCACTGGGTGGCACAGCATGCCAACAAGGGCATCGATAGCTTCCCCTCTCTGTTCAAAATGCTACAAACCACCGGCACCAAATACCTGCGCGTTCAGCTAAACTATCAGGAGTCCATTCTCATGGAAATCATGAGCGGCTTTG AGTTCGACAGTCCACACACATTGGGTACGGCGCCATTGAAGCTGGTGCGTCAGTGTCTGCGTCAGCTGGAGCTGCTGAAGAATGTGTGGCAACAGGTTCTGCCGGAGAATGTCTACAACAGCAGCTTCTGTGAGCTGTTGCATCCGTTTATCAATGAGCTGGTGACGCGTGTCTTCAAGTTGCGAGACATATCGGCAACCATGGCCAGTGAGTTGAGCGATCTTATCGATGTGGTGCTGGAGAAGGCACCATTACTCTTTCACGATCCCAACGAGGTGGTTCAGGTGCGTTCCTGGCAGAAATTGCAACAGCTCAAGATGATGATGAATGCGTCGCTTAAGGAGATTACCGAGCTGTGGTGTGATGGTGCTGGTCCCTTGACAGCCAACTATCAGTCCAGTGAGATCAAGCATCTGATCCGTGCACTCTTCCAGGATACAGATCGACGTGCCAAGGCCATAACACAGATCGTTTaa
- the LOC117792508 gene encoding torsin-like protein, protein MTFKNPTKHFRCLLLILFINIYCLGPVSCLEPLTIGLTVGLGAAGLGYFKSQTICRFMECCDDRSIPADIPKLDTSLAATLFGQHMVKQHVVAALVAHLQSNSPSRKPLVMSFHGTPGTGKSFVADQIAQALYKEGIQSKYVHRYLGRADFSHPARVHEYKERINREVRESISACPYSLFIFDEVDKMPMGVFDMLTSLVDYAGNEKSADYTKAIFIFLSNTAGVRISDHLAELMKKGKRREDTRLSDFEEMLKVSAYNMEGGLKMTNLIEAHVIDHYIPFLALEKAHIVQCVVAEFRRWKINPTQEQINTVVNSAVIYEPVHSMFATSGCKTIEKKVALVVNERSLS, encoded by the exons ATGACTTTTAAGAATCCAACGAAGCATTTTAGATGTTtacttttaattctttttattaacatatacTGCCTGGGGCCTGTTAGTTGCTTAGAGCCTTTAACAATTGGTCTCACTGTCGGTTTAGGAGCAGCCGGCTTAGGTTATTTCAAGAGTCAAACAATCTGTCGATTTATGGAGTGCTGTGATGATCGCAGTATACCAGCAGATATACCAA AACTAGATACATCACTGGCGGCTACATTGTTCGGCCAGCATATGGTGAAGCAACATGTTGTTGCCGCTCTGGTTGCCCACCTGCAATCCAACAGTCCGTCCCGTAAACCGCTTGTCATGAGTTTCCATGGTACACCCGGCACGGGCAAAAGTTTCGTTGCCGATCAAATCGCTCAAGCCCTCTATAAGGAGGGAATACAGAGTAAATATGTGCATCGATATTTGGGACGTGCGGACTTTTCGCATCCGGCACGCGTGCATGAGTACAAGGAACGCATCAATCGGGAGGTGCGGGAAAGCATATCAGCCTGTCCATATTCTCTATTCATATTCGATGAGGTGGACAAGATGCCCATGGGTGTATTCGATATGCTCACATCATTAGTCGATTACGCGGGCAATGAGAAATCCGCCGATTATACAAaagcaatatttatatttctatccAATACAGCTGGAGTTCGCATTTCGGATCATTTGGCCGAGCTAATGAAAAAGGGCAAAAGGCGCGAAGATACACGACTCTCTGACTTTGAGGAAATGCTTAAAGTCTCCGCCTACAACATGGAAGGCGGTCTCAAGATGACCAATTTAATTGAAGCTCATGTCATAGATCATTATATACCATTTTTGGCGCTTGAAAAGGCGCACATTGTGCAGTGTGTGGTGGCCGAGTTTCGTCGCTGGAAGATTAATCCCACACAGGAGCAAATTAACACGGTGGTTAATAGTGCTGTGATTTATGAGCCAGTGCACAGCATGTTTGCCACATCCGGCTGCAAGACGATCGAGAAGAAGGTCGCTTTGGTCGTCAATGAGAGAAGCCTCTCataa
- the LOC117790428 gene encoding protein Flattop homolog has protein sequence MSFNFSAMQYERSFRAKSLSNWEYKRFFPPRPRNLKKNSTPICEKNGHLLPSAKREGHFLGQYRGTYHLPLRITRSFATLYNSCLSGQHKYAKYPRDLCCCQRRQEKNKCDWRATLGKKGDPLWEKPKCQTKCEGLQQLLDIDELHRCCKHTKCLPQGKEKLIPRVGDSSMRNRKRLRKRPVTAFDYNRSRTTATATQLEEQTAALAEKNKAKTSSKDTNKSTAKSPTHAPSKSKSKQK, from the exons ATGTCGTTTAATTTTAGCGCAATGCAG TACGAGCGCAGCTTTCGGGCCAAAAGCCTAAGCAACTGGGAGTATAAGCGTTTCTTTCCTCCCCGTCCACGAAATCTGAAAAAGAACTCGACGCCGATCTGCGAGAAGAACGGACACTTGTTGCCCTCTGCAAAGCG CGAAGGACATTTCTTGGGACAATATAGGGGCACATATCATCTGCCATTGAGGATAACACGCAGCTTTGCCACCTTATATAATTCCTGTCTCAGTGGACAGCACAAGTACGCGAAATATCCGAGAGATCTGTGCTGTTGCCAGAGGAGGCAGGAGAAAAATAAGTGCGATTGGCGTGCAACGCTGGGAAAAAAGGGTGATCCATTGTGGGAGAAGCCCAAATGTCAGACCAAGTGTGAGGGATTACAGCAATTGCTGGACATTGACGAGCTGCATCGCTGTTGCAAGCACACCAAGTGTCTGCCCCAG GGTAAGGAGAAATTAATTCCACGCGTGGGTGACTCTTCAATGAGGAATCGAAAGCGTCTTCGCAAGCGTCCTGTGACGGCCTTTGATTACAATCGCAGCCGTACCACGGCCACGGCCACACAACTGGAGGAGCAAACGGCCGCTTTGGCGGAGAAGAACAAGGCCAAGACTTCTAGCAAGGATACAAACAAATCTACAGCCAAGTCACCAACTCATGCCCcttccaagtccaagtccaaacAGAAGTAA
- the LOC117793622 gene encoding helix-loop-helix protein 1 translates to MVYDMTHLAPAPPQSISLSRYYMEQDDDMTANNNMLTNGHVAGEDYAASTTLDLDQRFQARIACETAAQPAPPPPPTPAPRRRTTPIAHLDPSELVGLSREERRRRRRATLKYRTAHATRERIRVEAFNVSFAELRKLLPTLPPDKKLSKIEILKLAICYIAYLNHVLETP, encoded by the coding sequence ATGGTGTATGACATGACACATCTGGCACCGGCGCCGCCTCAAAGCATCTCCCTGAGTCGCTACTATATGGAGCAGGATGATGACATGAccgccaacaacaatatgcTCACCAATGGTCATGTGGCTGGCGAGGATTATGCGGCCAGCACCACATTGGATCTGGATCAGCGATTTCAGGCGAGGATCGCTTGTGAGACAGCTGCACAGCCggcgccaccgccaccgccgaCGCCAGCGCCACGACGTCGAACCACGCCCATTGCCCATCTGGATCCCTCCGAGCTGGTGGGTCTGTCACGGGAGGAGCGACGCCGGCGACGTCGTGCCACACTCAAGTATCGCACGGCGCATGCGACACGGGAACGCATCCGTGTCGAGGCCTTCAATGTCTCCTTTGCCGAGTTGCGTAAACTGTTGCCCACTTTGCCCCCGGATAAGAAGCTGTCCAAGATCGAGATCCTCAAGCTGGCCATCTGCTATATAGCGTATCTGAATCATGTGCTGGAGACACCCTGA
- the LOC117788015 gene encoding eukaryotic translation initiation factor 3 subunit G-1 codes for MPGVETIKSSWADEVELDYGGLPPTTETIENGHKYVTEYKYNKDDKKTKVVRTYKISKQVVPKTVAKRRTWTKFGESKNDKPGPNSQTTMVSEEIIMQFLNSKEDEKANDPLLDPTKNIAKCRICNGEHWSVNCPYKGTAMDTNLMEKKAAAAASAAVDAPKSGKYVPPFLKDSQKGGMGMRGRDDTAAIRISNLSESMTEADLEELVKKIGPQSKMYLARDKNTGLCKGFAYVHFKQRKDAAAAIEILNGHGYDHLILSVEWSKPQNN; via the coding sequence ATGCCGGGCGTTGAAACAATCAAATCCAGTTGGGCCGATGAGGTGGAGCTCGATTACGGCGGTTTGCCACCAACAACGGAGACAATTGAAAATGGCCACAAGTATGTGAccgaatacaaatacaacaaggATGACAAGAAAACGAAAGTGGTGCGCACCTATAAAATCTCCAAGCAGGTGGTGCCCAAGACCGTTGCCAAGCGTCGCACCTGGACCAAATTCGGGGAATCGAAGAATGATAAACCCGGTCCCAATTCGCAAACGACAATGGTATCCGAAGAAATCATCATGCAGTTCCTCAACTCCAAGGAGGATGAGAAGGCCAACGATCCGCTCTTGGATCCGACCAAGAACATTGCCAAGTGTCGTATTTGCAATGGCGAACATTGGTCCGTCAACTGTCCGTACAAAGGCACTGCCATGGATACGAATCTTATGGAGAAGAAGGCGGCAGCGGCGGCATCAGCAGCCGTGGATGCACCCAAGTCGGGCAAATATGTGCCACCATTCCTCAAGGACAGTCAAAAGGGTGGCATGGGAATGCGTGGACGCGATGATACGGCCGCCATTCGCATCTCCAATCTGTCCGAATCGATGACCGAGGCCGATTTGGAGGAGCTGGTCAAGAAGATTGGACCACAGAGCAAGATGTACCTGGCCCGCGACAAAAACACCGGACTCTGCAAGGGATTCGCCTACGTGCACTTCAAACAGCGCAAGGATGCGGCTGCGGCCATTGAAATTCTCAATGGTCACGGCTATGATCACTTGATCCTCAGCGTCGAATGGTCCAAGCCACAGAACAACTAG
- the LOC117790331 gene encoding histone-lysine N-methyltransferase SMYD3, translating to MESITSMTTPSSSSSSLSKSKSSTMIIKRGTRILTEKPFTYVLKSKYRLERCDNCLEAIQKVLKCSNCRYVTYCNRECQQKAWSLHKHECPFLKRIQPRIVPDAARMLCRLILRLEHGGDLERGYYTEHGSRKFRDLMSHYAEIKNDPKRLEHLESLHAVLTDMMSVSGSSSTVPNKTELMSIYGRLITNGFNVLDAEMNSIATAIYLGVSITDHSCQPNAVATFEGNELHVHAIEDLPCLDWSKIYISYIDLLNTPEQRRADLKDHYYFLCVCSKCIDPQETRQMNAAACPNPNCNASVNFELDKCQDCDAPVTTELRDAYNEIMTLTQTSLDSMKEVAYLDMCKICLTKQSGLLHPLNVWHVKTLDAAFEAAIDVGKWSDALEYGQKLLPGFAKYHGEWNPLLGLLHLKLGKIQLYERSYKQAVHHLQEAQRILTVTHGRDHRLLLEQLRPLMLQARHEMT from the exons ATGGAATCGATAACGTCAATGACAACGCCATCATCATCTTCGTCATCGTtatccaaatccaaatcctCAACGATGATCATAAAGCGCGGCACTCGTATTCTCACCGAAAAACCCTTTACCTACGTGCTCAAGTCCAAATATCGCTTGGAGCGCTGCGACAATTGTCTGGAGGC GATTCAAAAAGTGTTGAAGTGCTCAAATTGCCGTTATGTGACCTATTGCAATCGGGAGTGCCAGCAAAAGGCGTGGTCACTCCACAAACACGAGTGTCCGTTCCTAAAGCGCATCCAGCCCCGAATTGTGCCCGATGCGGCGCGAATGCTCTGCCGGCTTATACTGCGTCTGGAGCATGGCGGGGATTTGGAGCGCGGTTATTACACAGAGCACGGTTCGCGCAAGTTTCGTGATTTAATGTCGc ATTATGCGGAGATTAAAAATGATCCGAAACGCTTGGAGCACTTGGAGTCGCTGCATGCTGTGCTTACGGACATGATGTCGGttagtggcagcagcagcacagtGCCcaacaaaactgaactgatgAGCATTTATGGACGC CTCATTACGAATGGTTTCAATGTACTGGATGCGGAGATGAATTCGATAGCCACGGCCATTTATTTGGGCGTCTCGATCACGGATCACAGCTGTCAACCGAATGCGGTGGCCACATTTGAGGGCAATGAACTGCATGTGCATGCCATTGAGGATTTGCCATGCTTGGATTGGTCCAAGATCTACATAAGCTACATTGATCTATTGAATACGCCGGAGCAACGACGTGCGGATCTCAAGGATCATTATTACTTCCTGTGCGTGTGCAGCAAATGCATTGATCCCCAGGAGACACGTCAGATGAATGCCGCCGCTTGTCCCAATCCCAATTGCAATGCTAGTGTCAACTTTGAGCTGGACAAGTGCCAGGATTGTGATGCCCCAGTGACCACAGAGCTGCGAGATGCTTACAATGAGATAATGACACTCACACAGACCAGTTTGGACTCCATGAAAGAGGTGGCTT ATTTGGACATGTGCAAGATTTGCTTGACTAAGCAGTCGGGTTTGCTGCATCCCTTGAATGTGTGGCATGTGAAGACATTGGATGCGGCTTTTGAGGCTGCCATCGATGTGGGCAAATGGTCGGATGCACTGGAGTATGGACAAAAGTTGTTGCCAGGCTTTGCCAAATATCATGGCGAATGGAATCCTCTGTTGGGTTTGCTGCACCTGAAGCTGGGCAAGATTCAACTGTACGAGCGTAGTTATAAACAGGCCGTGCATCATTTGCAGGAGGCTCAACGCATTTTAACGGTTACCCATGGACGAGATCATCGACTGCTGTTGGAGCAACTGCGTCCACTCATGCTGCAGGCCCGGCACGAGATGACATAG
- the LOC117785457 gene encoding uncharacterized protein LOC117785457 codes for MSQAAVASTGNYKLPDLSYTPGDLTEPEYRLPSHQQLLDQKRDRQHVLERELPLNRLYLSDNSPAEPTRVRLFIKSAAGRQFPALAAAQAKYTGQLNNTNSLDISEFEFSPGKDLISLPIVTGGTVGALGAGGEPDLLKKMPLHSITEKPNERCPSPVVPAYANFELAKRMHQDNLDHQPLPDCVADLAFRKAQITGGHGGLSLDIDPIATGVGVKTHNAGPTHCTKMKVFRPKTGAGVLPKAFGGGDNFRGIGSAPSKKMGAMDLAIGWDFKPANPADEPRLARHIDGSNDSAGPAVFTCVKTPREEHQSNGELGRSAGVFTSTLGEPDFFDKDILRRKTDFAGRAVGREENCACDYSPPAAMRARSVSRDSSASHCRRAPVLGRLGGAGGGDGAEGGVSFGLPVNRLAKQYQSTPMLGDKAYQALREKYLGPDTDNCHRESSHGCHHATGPVCKRDQLLRRPARRLCHKVAPAPKCCPTAHDHGHGHSHCLTSKAAFRAGVPKLNASGDFVGISTGCGGGSAGAAGRVLVVPRPRQPYAKKNYDIDTLVPPFRSQGGGAGQGGYPEHWRLASVYQHAYKPIDQRRRPLLQTVYK; via the exons ATGTCGCAAGCAGCTGTGGCAAGCACTGGAAACTACAAATTGCCGGACTTGAGCTATACACCCGGAGATCTTACCGAACCGGAATATCGTCTGCCCTCGCATCAACAGTTGTTGGACCAGAAGCGAGATCGTCAACATGTCCTGGAACGGGAGTTGCCACTAAATCGTCTATATCTGAGTGACAACTCTCCGGCGGAGCCGACACGGGTAAgattattcataaaa TCGGCGGCAGGACGACAATTTCCGGCCTTGGCGGCAGCTCAGGCCAAGTACACGGGACAATTGAACAATACCAACAGCTTGGACATTTCCGAGTTTGAATTTTCACCCGGCAAGGATCTCATCTCATTGCCCATAGTCACTGGCGGAACGGTAGGAGCACTAGGAGCCGGAGGAGAACCGGATCTTCTCAAGAAAATGCCGCTGCACTCGATCACGGAGAAGCCAAACGAACGTTGTCCCTCTCCCGTGGTGCCCGCCTATGCCAACTTTGAGCTGGCCAAGCGGATGCATCAGGACAATCTCGATCATCAACCGTTGCCGGATTGTGTGGCGGATTTGGCATTTCGCAAGGCACAAATCACTGGAGGACATGGAGGACTCTCCCTCGACATTGATCCCATTGCAACGGGTGTGGGTGTGAAGACCCACAACGCCGGACCGACGCACTGCACCAAGATGAAGGTGTTCCGTCCGAAAACTGGTGCCGGTGTACTGCCCAAGGCCTTTGGAGGTGGCGACAATTTTCGTGGCATTGGCTCGGCGCCCAGCAAGAAAATGGGTGCCATGGATCTGGCCATCGGTTGGGACTTTAAGCCGGCGAATCCCGCCGACGAACCGCGTCTGGCGCGGCACATCGATGGCTCCAATGATTCCGCCGGGCCGGCAGTCTTTACTTGTGTGAAAACCCCACGGGAGGAGCATCAATCCAATGGAGAGTTGGGACGTTCGGCGGGTGTCTTTACCAGCACCTTGGGTGAACCGGATTTCTTTGACAAGGATATTTTGCGGCGGAAGACGGACTTTGCGGGACGCGCCGTGGGGCGGGAGGAGAACTGTGCCTGTGACTATTCGCCGCCAGCTGCGATGAGAGCGCGTAGCGTCTCCAGAGATTCCAGTGCCTCGCATTGCCGGCGTGCGCCAGTTCTGGGAAGACTGGGCGGAGCTGGAGGCGGAGATGGGGCTGAAGGCGGAGTTAGCTTCGGTCTGCCCGTAAATCGTCTGGCCAAACAATATCAATCCACGCCCATGCTGGGTGATAAGGCTTATCAGGCGCTGCGCGAGAAATACTTGGGACCCGACACGGACAACTGTCATAGAGAATCCTCGCATGGCTGCCACCATGCCACCGGTCCTGTCTGCAAACGGGATCAGCTGCTGCGTCGTCCCGCCCGGCGACTCTGTCACAAAGTGGCGCCCGCTCCCAAATGCTGTCCAACTGCCCATGATCATGGACATGGTCATAGTCATTGTCTGACCAGCAAGGCGGCTTTTCGTGCCGGAGTCCCAAAACTAAATGCCTCTGGTGACTTTGTGGGCATCTCAACGGGTTGCGGGGGCGGCTCAGCCGGCGCTGCGGGTCGTGTCCTGGTCGTGCCACGCCCCCGACAGCCGTACGCCAAGAAGAACTATGACATTGATACGCTGGTGCCGCCATTTCGTAGCCAGGGCGGCGGTGCGGGTCAAGGGGGCTATCCGGAGCATTGGCGTCTCGCCAGCGTCTATCAACACGCCTACAAGCCCATCGATCAGCGACGGCGTCCATTGCTGCAGACAGTCTACAAGTAG
- the LOC117792518 gene encoding 39S ribosomal protein L30, mitochondrial, with translation MNSLRLLSPLQLSLTVTRSYGKHNKKFLYKDGKKYENIIYYPRTADHQDPPVEPAKLFRVQRIKPVKGNPFWEKRLLKDLGLDGKQSDFAVVKNIPENNARLWKIKHLIKVTPITFPYGEPTAEDIKHTILKENGECLVTKDIGPVEIRLEARDNFDEQPKRLDTELLRKDSRLKWLNPW, from the exons atgaaCTCGTTAAGGCTATTGTCGCCACTGCAGCTGAGCCTGACTGTGACGCGCAGCTATGGCAAGCACAACAAGAAGTTCTTATACAAAGACGGCAAGAAATACGAGAACATTATATATTATCCCAG AACAGCCGACCATCAGGATCCGCCCGTTGAGCCAGCCAAATTGTTTCGTGTGCAGCGCATTAAACCCGTAAAAGGTAATCCGTTTTGGGAGAAACGCTTACTCAAAGATCTGGGACTCGATGGAAAACAAAGCGATTTTGCAGTGGTTAAAAATATACCCGAAAATAATGCACGATTGTGGAAAATCAAGCATTTGATCAAAGTGACGCCCATTACATTTCCATACGGTGAACCAACGGCTGAGGATATTAAGCATACGATTCTTAAGGAGAATGGCGAGTGTCTGGTCACAAAGGATATTGGTCCTGTGGAAATTCGACTCGAGGCACGCGACAATTTCGATGAGCAGCCAAAGCGCTTGGACACGGAACTCTTGCGAAAGGATTCACGTCTCAAGTGGCTGAATCCTTGGTAG